The following proteins are encoded in a genomic region of Zea mays cultivar B73 chromosome 9, Zm-B73-REFERENCE-NAM-5.0, whole genome shotgun sequence:
- the LOC103639663 gene encoding TORTIFOLIA1-like protein 3 → MGPAPREPMKQRVSRCLLRLSDRDTEAMAAAELDAIARELDADELPVFVAAVSDARPTDRTPLRRHSLRLLALVAGEHPRAAVAPLVPRLLAAALRRVRDPDSSVRAALVDAARAAAGAAASPPAALAPLADALLHEQDQCAQLAAALAAAAAVEASEPTDDLVAYLRGLLPRLYRLLRSTAFRAKPALISLIGTASAASGGGAASTAVPCLRDALTGDDWAARKAAAEALALLALQHGGDLVSHKSSCITVFEAKRFDKVKIVRESMNRMIEAWREIPDLDEEVCSFDVPPSSQSTSSLTDTADSLGSTSTPSITRRNSWPTNRQPPPDASHNVTNRKGSTPSIIGKKILPPSRRSTNQAKKFEGRVDVTVASDATPAKMVTEEKLLNEGSVRERLEARRVLFQKTGEKGYKKLAGPKSGSRVFPYSGDGDFEETAETEDAPDELQSAHKDEALWKIRLQLVQIENQHASLLNLLQKFMGSSQNGIRSLETRVNGLEMVLDEISRDLAASSGRTPNSEPDTIACCILSPKFWRRHDGGRYTSRYSVSDAPDYSEERKSSYKWDRHKFGVHGGSVTNPLAEPNDSSARSIAVSQEGRRRDSIQYRSR, encoded by the exons ATGGGCCCCGCGCCGAGGGAGCCCATGAAGCAGCGTGTGAGCCGCTGCCTGCTGCGGCTCTCGGACCGGGACACGGAGGCGATGGCCGCGGCCGAGCTGGACGCGATCGCGCGCGAGTTGGACGCCGACGAGCTGCCGGTGTTCGTGGCCGCGGTCTCCGACGCGCGGCCAACCGACAGGACGCCGCTGCGGCGGCACTCGCTCCGCCTGCTCGCGCTCGTGGCCGGCGAGCACCCGCGGGCCGCCGTCGCGCCGCTCGTGCCCAGGCTCCTGGCCGCCGCGCTGCGCCGCGTCAGGGACCCGGACTCCTCCGTGCGCGCCGCGCTCGTCGACGCGGCCCGCGCCGCGGCGGGCGCCGCGGCGTCGCCGCCCGCGGCGCTGGCCCCGCTCGCGGACGCGCTGCTGCACGAGCAGGACCAGTGCGCGCAGCTGGCCGCCGCGCTCGCCGCGGCGGCTGCGGTCGAGGCCTCGGAGCCCACCGACGACCTCGTCGCCTACCTCCGGGGGCTCCTCCCGCGACTCTACAGGCTCCTCCGCAGCACCGCATTCAGGGCCAAGCCAGCGCTCATCTCCCTCATCGGCACTGCCTCAGCCGCCTCTGGCGGGGGAGCCGCCTCCACCGCCGTGCCTTGCCTACGCGACGCGCTCACTGGCGACGATTGGGCGGCGAGGAAGGCTGCTGCCGAAGCGCTCGCTTTGTTGGCCCTCCAGCACGGAGGCGATCTCGTTTCACACAAATCTTCTTGCATTACCGTATTCGAAGCCAAGAGATTCGATAAG GTGAAAATAGTGCGCGAGTCCATGAACCGGATGATCGAAGCATGGAGGGAGATCCCAGACTTGGATGAGGAGGTCTGCTCCTTCGACGTGCCACCATCGTCCCAGTCTACATCTTCTCTCACAG ATACCGCTGATTCCTTGGGCTCCACCTCCACCCCTTCAATTACAAGGAGGAACTCATGGCCGACTAACAGGCAGCCCCCACCGGACGCATCGCATAATGTCACCAACAGAAAAGGCAGCACTCCTTCCATCATAGGCAAGAAAATTTTGCCTCCTTCACGCCGCAGCACAAACCAAGCCAAGAAATTTGAAGGCAGGGTTGATGTTACCGTCGCTTCAGATGCGACGCCAGCCAAAATGGTGACCGAGGAAAAGCTCCTGAATGAGGGCAGCGTTAGAGAGAGGCTTGAAGCGCGGAGGGTGCTGTTTCAGAAAACTGGTGAGAAGGGTTACAAGAAGCTGGCTGGTCCCAAGTCAGGATCCAGAGTTTTTCCATACAGTGGGGATGGTGACTTTGAAGAGACGGCTGAGACTGAGGATGCACCTGACGAACTTCAGTCAGCTCACAAGGATGAGGCTCTGTGGAAGATCAGGTTGCAGCTTGTTCAGATTGAGAATCAGCATGCCAGTTTGCTTAATCTTCTCCAG AAATTCATGGGGAGCTCCCAGAACGGGATACGTTCCTTGGAGACGAGGGTGAACGGGCTGGAGATGGTGTTGGACGAGATATCCCGTGATTTGGCTGCTTCCTCCGGAAGGACTCCAAACAGCGAACCTGACACAATCGCTTGCTGCATTCTGAGCCCAAAGTTCTGGAGAAGACACGACGGAGGCAGATACACTTCCAGGTACTCTGTATCCGATGCACCAGACTACTCCGAGGAGAGGAAAAGTTCTTACAAGTGGGACAGGCACAAGTTTGGTGTTCATGGCGGTTCGGTCACCAATCCCTTAGCAGAGCCAAATGATTCATCTGCAAGGAGCATAGCTGTTTCCCAGGAAGGGAGGAGAAGAGACTCGATTCAATACAGATCAAGGTAA